One part of the Hydrogenobacter sp. T-2 genome encodes these proteins:
- the rpsM gene encoding 30S ribosomal protein S13, with protein sequence MARIAGVDLPDGKKLEVALTYLYGIGWARAKEICEKTGIPGTKRLGELTPEELNTIRKFIEQSYTVEGDLRREVQMNIKKLVDMGCYRGMRHVKGLPVRGQQTKTNSRTRKGKRKTVGGTKKKIVK encoded by the coding sequence ATGGCAAGGATAGCTGGTGTAGACCTTCCTGACGGCAAGAAGTTAGAAGTAGCCCTCACATACCTTTACGGTATAGGTTGGGCAAGGGCAAAGGAGATATGTGAAAAAACTGGCATACCGGGCACAAAAAGGCTTGGAGAGCTAACGCCAGAAGAGCTAAACACCATAAGAAAGTTTATAGAGCAAAGCTATACCGTGGAAGGCGACCTTAGAAGAGAAGTTCAGATGAATATTAAGAAACTCGTAGATATGGGATGTTATAGAGGCATGAGGCATGTGAAGGGTCTACCCGTAAGAGGTCAACAGACAAAGACCAACTCAAGAACCAGAAAGGGTAAGAGAAAAACTGTGGGTGGGACAAAGAAAAAGATAGTAAAGTAA
- the rpmJ gene encoding 50S ribosomal protein L36, whose translation MKVKPSVKPICDKCKVIRRKGRVMVICENPKHKQRQGS comes from the coding sequence ATGAAGGTAAAACCCTCTGTTAAGCCCATATGTGATAAGTGTAAGGTGATAAGGAGAAAGGGAAGAGTTATGGTCATATGTGAAAACCCAAAGCATAAACAAAGACAGGGCAGTTAA
- the infA gene encoding translation initiation factor IF-1 — MAKKKGEEKQKEKGIVLEGEVLEALPNAMFRVKLETGHEVLAHVSGKMRIHFIRILPGDKVKVELSPYDLTRGRIVYRG, encoded by the coding sequence ATGGCTAAAAAGAAGGGAGAAGAAAAACAAAAGGAAAAGGGTATAGTGCTTGAGGGTGAGGTCTTGGAAGCTCTGCCCAATGCCATGTTTAGGGTAAAGTTAGAGACAGGGCACGAAGTGCTTGCACACGTATCTGGTAAGATGAGAATACACTTCATCAGGATATTACCCGGCGATAAGGTAAAGGTGGAGCTATCTCCTTATGACCTCACGAGAGGAAGGATAGTATACAGAGGATGA
- the map gene encoding type I methionyl aminopeptidase encodes MAVELYSFKEIERIKKACDVVVEVLQVVAKAVRPGISTYELDQIAREEAKKRGAKPAFLNYKPPFSDEKFPASLCVSVNEAVVHGLPKREQIIKEGDIVSLDFGAYAEGYAGDSALTVAVGEISKEKEMLMKATREALEEAVKVCVPGNWVSDIVEAIHKVAKKYGVYPLKNLGGHGIGRRVHEDPFIPNHPETLKREKKDYKLRQGMVVAIEPMLSLGTEEISHDGDRWTVITADRSPAAHYEYVVAITKQGPIVLTEFKDG; translated from the coding sequence ATGGCGGTTGAGCTATACTCCTTTAAGGAGATTGAAAGGATAAAGAAGGCCTGTGATGTGGTGGTTGAGGTTTTGCAGGTGGTTGCAAAGGCGGTAAGACCAGGCATATCCACCTACGAGCTTGACCAGATAGCAAGGGAGGAAGCCAAAAAACGAGGTGCAAAGCCTGCCTTTCTCAACTACAAGCCACCCTTTAGCGATGAGAAGTTCCCAGCCAGCCTGTGTGTCTCTGTAAACGAAGCGGTGGTTCACGGCTTGCCAAAGAGAGAGCAGATAATAAAAGAAGGGGACATTGTGAGCTTGGACTTCGGAGCTTATGCGGAGGGTTATGCAGGTGACTCAGCTCTTACTGTGGCGGTAGGAGAAATAAGTAAGGAAAAGGAAATGCTTATGAAAGCAACAAGGGAAGCCCTTGAGGAGGCGGTCAAGGTATGTGTGCCTGGCAACTGGGTCTCAGACATAGTGGAAGCTATCCACAAAGTGGCAAAGAAGTATGGTGTATATCCTCTTAAAAACCTCGGTGGTCACGGCATAGGTAGAAGGGTGCACGAAGACCCCTTTATACCGAACCATCCTGAAACATTAAAGAGGGAAAAAAAAGACTACAAACTAAGGCAAGGTATGGTGGTGGCTATTGAACCCATGCTTTCTCTTGGAACGGAGGAGATATCCCACGATGGCGATCGCTGGACAGTAATAACTGCAGACAGAAGTCCTGCGGCACACTACGAGTATGTGGTTGCTATAACAAAACAAGGACCAATAGTGTTGACGGAGTTCAAGGATGGCTAA
- a CDS encoding adenylate kinase, whose translation MIVVFLGPPGSGKGTQAKKLSQELNLSHISTGDLLREAVKKQTPLGLKAKEYMDRGELVPDSLMIALIEEVMPKEGGFILDGFPRTVPQALVLEDMLNRHGRNLDKVFLFDLSEEVVVERLSGRLTCSQCGAVYHKKYNPPKQEGICDLCGGKLIQREDDKEEVIRKRYRVYAEQTKPLIEFYQERNKLTRLDAEQDIQEVNRKLLEVLKNGG comes from the coding sequence GTGATAGTGGTCTTTTTGGGACCTCCTGGGTCTGGCAAAGGGACGCAGGCAAAAAAGCTCTCTCAAGAGTTGAACCTCTCGCACATATCCACAGGAGACCTGCTAAGGGAAGCGGTGAAAAAGCAAACTCCTCTTGGACTAAAGGCAAAGGAATATATGGATAGAGGCGAGCTTGTGCCAGATAGCCTTATGATAGCACTCATAGAAGAGGTCATGCCAAAGGAGGGTGGTTTTATACTGGATGGCTTTCCAAGGACTGTGCCACAAGCCCTCGTCCTTGAGGATATGCTTAATAGACACGGTAGGAATTTAGATAAGGTTTTCCTTTTTGACCTTTCTGAGGAGGTAGTGGTAGAGAGGCTCTCTGGAAGGCTCACATGCTCTCAGTGCGGTGCGGTATACCACAAGAAATACAACCCACCAAAGCAAGAGGGTATATGCGACCTGTGCGGTGGAAAGCTCATCCAAAGAGAGGATGACAAGGAGGAGGTCATAAGGAAGAGGTATAGGGTATATGCGGAGCAGACAAAACCTCTCATTGAATTCTATCAAGAAAGGAATAAATTAACAAGACTGGACGCAGAGCAAGATATACAGGAAGTAAACAGGAAGCTCTTAGAGGTGTTAAAGAATGGCGGTTGA